In the genome of Deinococcus deserti VCD115, one region contains:
- the rpsT gene encoding 30S ribosomal protein S20, whose translation MALRHKSAQKRHRQSLKRRMLNRSRKSTIKTFTKQAVAAATTGENLAAAQSKAESLIDKAAKGSTLHKNAAARKKSRLAKAINRVKAAQQS comes from the coding sequence ATGGCCCTTCGTCACAAATCCGCCCAGAAACGTCACCGCCAGAGCCTCAAGCGCCGCATGCTCAACCGCAGCCGCAAGAGCACCATCAAGACCTTCACCAAGCAGGCCGTCGCTGCTGCGACCACCGGTGAGAACCTGGCTGCTGCCCAGAGCAAGGCCGAAAGCCTGATCGACAAGGCCGCCAAGGGCAGCACCCTGCACAAGAACGCTGCAGCCCGTAAGAAGAGCCGTCTGGCCAAGGCCATCAACCGCGTCAAGGCTGCCCAGCAGAGCTGA
- a CDS encoding PLP-dependent aminotransferase family protein, which translates to MAGARVRTLSVPDLLPEQLGETLHARVARTLRLAVTQGYWPEGSRLPGHRVLAAQLGVSRNTLVDALEQLQTEGYVTAQGRSGTRVSAPLQSAGPEPHSAPLPLSAWAARALAGQEQDVGGDFAVDFRVGQPVPELYPEAAWMQALARRAGRSSAESHVLRDPLGPLETRRALAAYLNAERGARVTPGMVMLTGGTQSALDALARVFLEPGRTAAIEAPTYPGAWAALAATGAQVVDVPVDPLGLDPAALPERATLLYITPGCQYPTTVTLPFARQRALIDWAEHSGAFILEDDYAADLHHTGRPPAVMQGLAPHRVLLLGSFSKSLAPVTRSGFLVAPESVTRVLAGTRPLTDRVPGVLDALALGDILASGAYGRHLRRARQTLRHRHEVLIDALGAALPEWHATPARAGLHVYVSLPGKMTSAEAVAYAAGRGVALSPAGTTVRSHAVLMAFGHLEPHLIREGVARLL; encoded by the coding sequence ATGGCTGGAGCGCGAGTTCGAACGCTGAGCGTTCCCGACCTGTTGCCTGAACAACTGGGGGAGACCCTGCACGCCCGGGTCGCCCGCACGCTTCGTCTGGCGGTCACCCAGGGCTACTGGCCGGAAGGCAGCCGTCTGCCTGGCCACCGCGTGTTGGCAGCGCAGCTTGGCGTGTCACGCAACACCCTGGTGGACGCCCTGGAACAGCTGCAGACGGAAGGTTACGTCACGGCCCAGGGGCGCAGCGGAACGCGGGTAAGCGCACCCTTGCAGTCTGCTGGTCCGGAACCACACAGTGCTCCACTGCCCCTGAGTGCCTGGGCCGCACGGGCCCTGGCGGGTCAGGAGCAGGACGTGGGAGGCGACTTCGCGGTGGACTTCCGGGTGGGTCAACCGGTCCCCGAGCTGTATCCGGAAGCTGCCTGGATGCAGGCGCTGGCCCGTCGTGCCGGGCGCAGCAGCGCCGAATCACACGTGTTGCGCGATCCCCTGGGCCCACTGGAAACGCGCCGTGCGCTGGCGGCCTATCTGAATGCCGAGCGGGGTGCGCGGGTGACCCCCGGCATGGTCATGCTGACTGGAGGTACCCAGTCAGCCCTGGACGCCCTGGCCCGGGTGTTCCTGGAGCCGGGCCGGACTGCCGCTATCGAGGCGCCGACCTATCCCGGTGCCTGGGCAGCTCTGGCGGCAACGGGCGCCCAGGTCGTGGATGTGCCGGTGGACCCCCTGGGGCTGGATCCCGCCGCGTTGCCTGAACGGGCCACGCTGCTCTACATCACCCCCGGGTGCCAGTACCCCACCACCGTGACCCTTCCGTTTGCCCGCCAGCGGGCGCTGATCGACTGGGCTGAGCACAGCGGTGCATTTATTCTGGAAGACGACTACGCTGCTGATCTGCACCACACAGGCCGCCCGCCTGCCGTGATGCAGGGGCTTGCACCGCACCGGGTGCTCCTGCTGGGCAGCTTCAGCAAGAGTCTGGCACCGGTGACCCGAAGTGGTTTTCTGGTGGCGCCGGAATCTGTGACACGTGTGCTGGCAGGCACGCGTCCTCTAACTGACCGCGTGCCAGGAGTACTTGACGCGCTGGCCCTGGGAGACATCCTTGCTTCTGGCGCCTACGGGCGTCACCTGCGCCGGGCCCGGCAGACGTTGCGTCACCGGCATGAGGTGCTTATCGATGCCCTTGGCGCGGCGTTACCTGAGTGGCACGCCACCCCTGCTCGTGCCGGACTCCATGTGTATGTCAGTCTGCCGGGTAAAATGACATCTGCTGAGGCAGTGGCTTATGCCGCGGGTCGGGGCGTCGCACTGTCACCTGCAGGGACTACCGTCCGCTCGCACGCCGTGCTTATGGCCTTCGGACATCTTGAGCCTCATCTGATCAGAGAGGGGGTGGCTCGCCTGCTATGA
- the leuB gene encoding 3-isopropylmalate dehydrogenase has protein sequence MPKIVTLPGDGIGPEVTSAAVEVLREVAPDITIEEHAIGGGAYDAYGDPLPQRTRDALQDADAVLLGTVGGAHTSPWNNLPRHLRPESGLLALRKALGCYANLRPVRVQPGLEHLSPLKPELARGVDILIVRELLGGIYFDGDRKIEGDTAYNTMRYTTAEVERVAKVAFWAAEQRKGRVTSVDKANVLEVSELWRRDVQALRDREYRSIHLNHEYVDSVAMLIVSDPARYDVIVTENLFGDILSDLAAVIPGSLGLMPSASLGDGPGLFEPIHGSAPDIAGQGIANPAAAIMSVGMMLRHSLQRSDAANVVDRAVALALREHPTRDLGGRADTRTFTRAVLEAMGTPAVG, from the coding sequence ATGCCTAAGATCGTGACCTTGCCCGGAGACGGAATTGGCCCTGAAGTGACCAGCGCGGCAGTAGAAGTCCTGCGTGAGGTGGCTCCAGATATCACTATTGAGGAGCACGCCATTGGCGGCGGCGCCTACGACGCATACGGCGATCCGTTACCGCAGCGGACCCGCGACGCCTTGCAGGACGCAGACGCTGTGCTGCTGGGCACTGTAGGCGGGGCACACACCAGCCCCTGGAACAACCTGCCCCGTCATCTGCGCCCCGAGTCCGGTTTGCTGGCCCTGCGTAAGGCGCTGGGCTGTTATGCCAACCTGCGCCCAGTCCGGGTTCAGCCGGGACTGGAGCACCTGAGCCCGCTCAAGCCTGAGCTGGCCCGTGGCGTGGACATTCTGATCGTGCGGGAACTCCTGGGAGGCATTTACTTCGACGGAGACCGCAAGATTGAAGGCGACACTGCCTACAACACCATGCGCTACACCACCGCCGAGGTAGAGCGCGTGGCCAAGGTGGCCTTCTGGGCAGCTGAGCAGCGCAAGGGACGGGTCACCAGCGTGGATAAGGCCAACGTGCTGGAAGTTTCGGAGCTGTGGCGCCGTGACGTCCAGGCCCTGCGTGACCGCGAGTACCGCAGCATTCACCTGAACCATGAATACGTGGACAGCGTGGCCATGCTGATTGTTTCTGATCCGGCCCGCTACGATGTGATCGTCACGGAAAACCTGTTCGGAGACATCCTGTCGGACCTTGCAGCTGTCATTCCCGGCAGCCTCGGCCTGATGCCCAGTGCTTCGCTGGGTGATGGACCAGGGCTGTTCGAGCCGATTCACGGCAGTGCTCCTGACATCGCTGGCCAGGGCATCGCCAATCCGGCAGCGGCCATTATGAGTGTGGGCATGATGCTGCGGCACAGCCTGCAGCGCAGCGACGCCGCGAACGTCGTGGACCGGGCGGTAGCTCTGGCCCTGCGCGAGCATCCGACCCGTGACCTGGGTGGCCGAGCCGATACCCGCACCTTTACGCGGGCCGTGCTGGAGGCCATGGGCACACCTGCAGTAGGCTGA
- a CDS encoding 3-isopropylmalate dehydratase small subunit — translation MPRVHVFARDHINTDEIIPARHLTTDIEAELAPYAMEDYDRDFAKRVQPGDIIVAGADFGCGSSREHAVWALRGAGVGAVIAPNFARIYYRNSINNGFLALECDGIVEAFQDGDEANLDLKGGTITNLRTGQTLTFVPVPQFALDVQKAGGWLEYMRAQVPAEADDSSSAQPHPGKENAHA, via the coding sequence ATGCCCAGAGTGCACGTGTTTGCCCGCGACCACATCAACACCGACGAGATCATTCCTGCGCGTCACCTGACCACCGATATAGAAGCCGAACTGGCTCCCTACGCCATGGAGGATTACGACCGCGACTTCGCCAAACGCGTTCAGCCCGGCGACATCATCGTGGCCGGGGCGGACTTCGGTTGTGGGTCCAGCCGGGAGCACGCCGTATGGGCGCTGCGCGGCGCAGGTGTGGGCGCGGTCATCGCCCCGAACTTCGCAAGAATCTATTACCGCAACTCCATCAACAACGGCTTTCTGGCGCTGGAATGCGACGGTATCGTGGAGGCCTTTCAGGACGGTGACGAGGCCAACCTCGACCTGAAAGGTGGGACCATTACCAACCTGCGCACCGGGCAGACCCTGACCTTCGTTCCGGTGCCACAGTTTGCCCTGGACGTGCAGAAAGCCGGTGGCTGGCTGGAGTACATGCGCGCCCAGGTTCCTGCGGAGGCCGATGACTCCTCCTCGGCTCAACCCCACCCCGGAAAGGAGAATGCCCATGCCTAA
- a CDS encoding 3-isopropylmalate dehydratase large subunit — MGMTIAEKILAAHSGHDQVVPGQLIECATDWVLCHEITTPAALRMLEERGMDQVFNPDQIVAVPDHSVPAMNIKAAKMYQKLKSWVQEKGIKHFYDVGRGGIAHVVLENTGLVRPGQTLVSGDSHTCNAGALGMFATGVGSTDLAGAIYAGKVWFKVPETMLIRVSGQTQPGVTPKDIVLEVIKRIGADGANYLVMEWVGDYIDQLDMEGRFTLTNMAIEAGGKTGIVAVDDTTRAYLQQRGVQPGEYTEYVSDADAQYKVVIDVDASAVEPTVAYPHIPSNGRVAGTDRIAVTHAYVGSCTNGRIGDLREVARILKGRKVADGVQMIVVPATQAIWKQAAQEGLMEIFVDAGASVSYPSCGACLGMHSGVLGPDDVCISSSNRNFVGRMGDPTAQIYLASPATVAASAVAGFISDPREYNSVAAD; from the coding sequence ATGGGAATGACGATTGCAGAAAAAATCCTGGCAGCTCACAGCGGGCACGATCAGGTTGTTCCTGGACAGCTGATCGAATGTGCCACCGACTGGGTGCTGTGCCACGAGATCACCACGCCCGCTGCACTCCGGATGCTCGAGGAACGCGGTATGGATCAGGTCTTCAACCCGGACCAGATCGTGGCCGTGCCCGACCACAGCGTGCCTGCCATGAACATCAAGGCCGCCAAGATGTACCAGAAGCTCAAGTCCTGGGTCCAGGAAAAAGGCATCAAGCACTTCTATGATGTGGGGCGCGGCGGAATCGCTCACGTGGTGCTGGAAAACACGGGCCTTGTTCGCCCTGGCCAGACCCTGGTCAGTGGTGACAGCCACACCTGCAATGCGGGGGCCCTGGGCATGTTCGCTACCGGGGTCGGCAGCACCGACCTGGCAGGAGCCATCTACGCCGGCAAGGTCTGGTTCAAGGTGCCTGAGACCATGCTGATCCGGGTCAGCGGTCAGACTCAGCCCGGAGTCACGCCCAAGGACATCGTCCTCGAAGTGATCAAGCGCATCGGAGCGGACGGCGCGAACTACCTGGTCATGGAATGGGTCGGGGACTACATCGACCAGCTGGATATGGAAGGGCGCTTTACCCTGACCAACATGGCCATTGAGGCCGGTGGGAAGACCGGAATCGTCGCCGTGGATGACACCACCCGCGCCTACCTGCAGCAGCGGGGAGTGCAGCCCGGAGAGTACACCGAGTACGTGAGTGACGCGGACGCACAGTACAAGGTCGTTATTGACGTGGACGCTTCCGCGGTCGAGCCCACCGTGGCCTACCCACACATTCCCAGCAATGGCCGGGTGGCAGGCACTGACCGGATCGCTGTAACTCACGCCTATGTCGGGAGCTGCACCAACGGCCGGATTGGTGACCTGCGTGAAGTAGCCCGGATTCTCAAGGGACGCAAGGTCGCCGACGGCGTGCAGATGATCGTGGTTCCCGCTACCCAGGCCATCTGGAAGCAGGCCGCGCAGGAAGGCCTCATGGAAATCTTCGTGGATGCCGGGGCCAGCGTGAGCTACCCCAGCTGCGGCGCCTGCCTGGGCATGCACAGCGGGGTTCTGGGGCCGGACGACGTATGCATCTCCAGCTCGAACCGCAATTTCGTGGGTCGCATGGGAGACCCCACGGCGCAGATCTATCTCGCCAGCCCCGCGACAGTGGCGGCCAGTGCGGTGGCTGGTTTCATCAGTGACCCGCGTGAGTACAACAGCGTGGCCGCCGACTGA
- a CDS encoding succinate dehydrogenase hydrophobic membrane anchor subunit — translation MIRARTFTDARQQSHNNAELNWWIFMRISGLILVFLVLGHIYMTFIQVSESDATFDAVVAKLSNPAWKFYDWMILFLSLLHGANGARYSIEDYIRSRPNRAWVKSIFYTVIALVFAFGTIGLISI, via the coding sequence ATGATCCGCGCGCGGACCTTCACCGATGCCCGGCAGCAATCGCACAACAATGCTGAGCTGAACTGGTGGATCTTCATGCGTATCAGCGGGTTGATCCTGGTTTTCCTGGTGCTCGGGCACATCTACATGACCTTTATTCAGGTCAGTGAATCCGATGCCACCTTCGACGCGGTGGTCGCCAAGCTCAGCAACCCTGCCTGGAAGTTCTACGACTGGATGATTCTGTTTCTGTCCCTGCTGCACGGTGCGAACGGAGCACGGTATTCGATTGAGGACTACATCCGTTCGCGGCCCAACCGGGCCTGGGTCAAGAGCATTTTCTACACGGTGATCGCGCTGGTATTTGCCTTTGGCACGATCGGCCTGATCTCCATTTGA
- the sdhA gene encoding succinate dehydrogenase flavoprotein subunit, with amino-acid sequence MHHRYDVLVVGAGGAGLMAALYAAKGNVSVACISKLYPTRSHTGAAQGGIGAALGNVAEDHWEWHMFDTVKGGDYLTDQDAAEVFAKDIIDAVYELEHMGLPFSRTPEGKIAQRKFGGHTRDFGKAAVERSCYAKDRTGHMILQTLYQQNVKSGTTFYNEYHVTDLLIENGRCRGVVAYDLASGELHTFHAKAVILAAGGYGKVFKITSNALTLTGDLMSIYYRKGLPLEDMEFYQFHPTGLAKLGILVTEGIRGEGGILRNSNGERFMERYAPTIKDLAPRDIVSRSIVTEIREGRGVGLDKDAVHIDLTHLPREVIEGKLAEITDLARTYLGQDPVKDLVAIQPTAHYAMGGIPTDLNGLCLSDGMGGSVEGLYAAGEQACVSLHGANRLGTNSLGDLIVFGRRAGTYAAQYARQVEYAELPENPERESQEMFEALRRSKGSDNAATIRKELQESMMNNVGIFRNGPDMERQVGIIQELKARYKNVGVSDPSRRYNSELIEAMELGFMLDCAEAMTSSALNRTESRGAHDREDFRERDDANWLKHTMAYKDLNNDGNVVIGYKDVALKGFTRAFEPKPRVY; translated from the coding sequence ATGCATCATCGTTATGACGTTCTGGTGGTCGGGGCAGGCGGCGCCGGCCTGATGGCCGCCCTGTACGCCGCCAAGGGCAATGTGTCTGTGGCGTGCATCAGCAAGCTCTACCCCACCCGTTCACACACCGGAGCTGCCCAGGGGGGCATCGGTGCGGCGCTCGGCAACGTAGCCGAGGACCACTGGGAATGGCACATGTTCGATACCGTCAAGGGCGGCGACTACCTGACCGATCAGGACGCCGCCGAAGTGTTCGCCAAGGACATCATTGACGCCGTGTACGAGCTCGAACACATGGGGCTACCCTTCTCCCGCACGCCTGAGGGCAAGATTGCACAGCGCAAATTCGGGGGGCACACCCGTGATTTCGGGAAGGCCGCCGTGGAGCGCAGCTGCTACGCAAAGGACCGCACGGGTCATATGATCCTGCAGACGCTGTACCAACAGAACGTCAAGTCCGGGACCACCTTCTACAACGAGTACCACGTCACCGACCTGCTGATCGAGAATGGCCGCTGCCGCGGCGTCGTGGCCTACGATCTCGCCAGCGGCGAACTGCACACCTTCCACGCCAAGGCCGTAATTCTGGCGGCGGGCGGGTACGGTAAGGTCTTCAAGATCACCTCCAATGCGCTGACCCTGACCGGCGACCTGATGAGCATCTATTACCGCAAGGGCCTGCCGCTGGAAGACATGGAGTTCTACCAGTTCCACCCGACCGGTCTGGCCAAGCTGGGCATCCTGGTCACCGAAGGTATTCGTGGTGAGGGCGGCATCCTTCGCAACAGCAACGGTGAGCGCTTCATGGAGCGCTACGCTCCGACCATCAAGGACCTGGCGCCGCGTGACATCGTTTCGCGCAGCATCGTCACTGAAATCCGCGAGGGCCGTGGTGTGGGTCTGGACAAGGACGCTGTCCACATTGACCTGACGCACCTGCCGCGCGAGGTCATTGAAGGCAAGCTGGCCGAAATCACCGACCTGGCGCGCACCTACCTGGGCCAGGACCCGGTCAAGGATCTGGTGGCCATCCAGCCCACGGCCCACTACGCCATGGGTGGTATTCCCACTGACCTCAACGGGCTGTGCCTGAGTGACGGCATGGGCGGCTCCGTGGAAGGTCTGTACGCGGCCGGCGAGCAGGCCTGCGTCTCGCTGCACGGGGCCAATCGCCTGGGAACCAACAGCCTGGGCGACCTGATCGTGTTCGGCCGCCGGGCCGGGACTTACGCCGCGCAGTATGCCCGTCAGGTCGAATACGCTGAGCTGCCTGAAAACCCCGAGCGTGAGAGCCAGGAGATGTTCGAAGCGCTGCGTCGCTCGAAAGGCAGCGACAACGCCGCCACCATCCGCAAGGAGCTGCAGGAGTCGATGATGAACAACGTCGGCATCTTCCGCAACGGCCCGGATATGGAGCGCCAGGTGGGCATCATTCAGGAGCTCAAGGCGCGCTACAAGAACGTGGGCGTCTCTGATCCCAGCCGCCGCTACAACAGTGAGCTGATCGAAGCTATGGAACTGGGCTTCATGCTTGACTGTGCTGAGGCCATGACCAGCAGTGCGCTTAACCGCACCGAGTCGCGTGGCGCACACGACCGCGAGGATTTCCGCGAGCGTGACGACGCCAACTGGCTCAAGCACACCATGGCCTACAAGGACCTGAACAACGACGGCAACGTCGTCATCGGGTACAAGGATGTGGCGCTCAAGGGCTTCACGCGTGCCTTTGAACCCAAACCCCGCGTGTACTAA
- a CDS encoding succinate dehydrogenase iron-sulfur subunit codes for MTQTHAQSAAPVAAPVQMVNLNVKILRFNPETDKKAHWDTYQVQAQPSDRVVDVLNDIKWYKEPSLTFRRSCQHGICGSDAMLINGRNRLACKTLVRDVAKDGGTITVEPIRGLKVERDLLVDMEPFFDSYKAIMPYFINESPAPAGERYQSELDAERMEHSSNCILCACCTTSCPIFWVNGAYLGPAAIVQAHRFIFDSRDEATHQRLNIMNQNTGVWRCRTAYNCTEACPRDIPITTLIEEVKRAIMFQQS; via the coding sequence ATGACCCAGACCCATGCTCAAAGCGCCGCCCCTGTCGCCGCACCGGTGCAGATGGTGAATCTGAATGTCAAGATTCTGCGCTTCAACCCCGAAACCGACAAGAAAGCCCACTGGGACACCTATCAGGTTCAGGCTCAGCCCAGTGACCGAGTGGTGGATGTCCTCAACGACATCAAGTGGTACAAGGAACCCAGCCTGACGTTCCGCCGCTCGTGTCAGCACGGTATCTGCGGATCAGACGCCATGCTGATCAACGGACGCAATCGCCTGGCCTGCAAGACGCTGGTACGTGACGTCGCCAAGGATGGCGGCACCATCACGGTGGAGCCCATTCGCGGCCTGAAGGTCGAGCGCGACCTGCTGGTCGACATGGAACCGTTTTTCGACTCGTACAAGGCGATCATGCCGTACTTCATCAACGAGTCGCCGGCCCCTGCCGGAGAGCGTTACCAGAGCGAACTCGATGCCGAGCGCATGGAGCACTCCAGCAACTGCATCCTGTGCGCCTGCTGCACGACCAGCTGCCCCATCTTCTGGGTCAACGGCGCGTACCTGGGCCCGGCTGCTATCGTCCAGGCGCACCGCTTCATTTTCGACAGCCGTGACGAAGCCACCCACCAGCGACTGAACATCATGAACCAGAACACTGGCGTCTGGCGCTGCCGCACGGCCTACAACTGCACTGAAGCCTGCCCCCGCGACATTCCGATTACTACCCTGATCGAGGAAGTCAAACGGGCCATCATGTTCCAACAGTCCTGA
- the hemB gene encoding porphobilinogen synthase, which translates to MLVRPRRLRRTPALRAMTREVHLSPEHFIHPIFVHEREAEHPIATMPGVSRHSVQGAVEQARMALSLGIPSVILFGIPDHKDALGTQAYAEGGVVQQAARAIKAQVPQVTVIADTCLCEYTDHGHCGPLCEVPGQTGADAWTVDNDPSLELLARTAVSQAQAGADVIAPSAMMDGMVAAIRSALDEAGYTHIPVMSYAVKYASAYYGPFRDAAGSAPSVGHRGTYQMDPAGGHREALREARLDVEQGADTLMVKPALAYLDVLKLLRDEFDLPVVAYNVSGEYALIKAAAQLGFMDERRTVLETLTSMRRAGADAIITYHAMDVARWLREAQG; encoded by the coding sequence ATGCTAGTCCGCCCCCGCCGCCTGCGCCGAACCCCCGCCCTGCGTGCCATGACGCGCGAGGTTCATCTCAGCCCCGAGCACTTCATTCATCCGATTTTCGTTCACGAACGGGAAGCGGAGCATCCTATTGCCACCATGCCAGGGGTAAGCCGTCATAGCGTCCAGGGTGCTGTTGAGCAGGCCCGGATGGCGCTGTCGCTGGGGATTCCCAGTGTCATCCTGTTTGGCATTCCCGATCACAAGGATGCTCTGGGGACCCAGGCATACGCGGAAGGCGGCGTGGTGCAGCAGGCCGCGCGGGCCATCAAGGCCCAGGTGCCTCAGGTCACCGTGATCGCCGATACCTGCCTGTGCGAGTACACCGACCACGGGCACTGCGGTCCTCTGTGTGAGGTCCCAGGGCAGACCGGGGCAGATGCCTGGACGGTGGACAATGACCCCAGCCTGGAACTGCTGGCCCGCACGGCGGTGTCGCAGGCCCAGGCTGGGGCAGATGTTATTGCGCCCAGCGCCATGATGGACGGTATGGTGGCGGCCATCCGCTCCGCGCTGGACGAGGCTGGATATACGCACATTCCAGTCATGAGCTACGCCGTGAAGTACGCCAGCGCCTATTACGGCCCATTTCGTGATGCTGCCGGCAGCGCCCCGAGCGTAGGTCACCGCGGTACCTACCAGATGGACCCCGCTGGTGGTCACCGTGAAGCGCTGCGCGAAGCCCGCCTGGACGTCGAACAGGGCGCCGACACCCTGATGGTCAAACCTGCGCTGGCGTATCTGGACGTTTTGAAACTGTTGCGTGATGAATTTGATCTCCCTGTGGTGGCTTATAACGTCTCCGGCGAGTACGCCCTGATCAAGGCGGCGGCCCAGCTTGGCTTCATGGACGAGCGACGCACGGTGCTTGAAACCCTGACCAGCATGCGGCGTGCGGGCGCTGATGCGATCATTACGTACCACGCTATGGACGTTGCGCGCTGGCTCCGCGAGGCCCAGGGGTGA
- a CDS encoding roadblock/LC7 domain-containing protein, with translation MIGPLLEVRGIRHAALLDADGHVVTSAGIGADQAAQLGVLVASARAVIASLRSATGASAWTELMLDVAGGPLLLTPHGDQVLLAAFDDVSSLGRVRFAVRRLLGKA, from the coding sequence ATGATCGGCCCGCTGCTGGAGGTGCGTGGTATCCGTCACGCCGCCCTGCTGGACGCTGATGGCCATGTTGTGACCAGCGCTGGAATCGGCGCAGATCAGGCAGCGCAGCTGGGTGTGCTGGTGGCCTCTGCCCGCGCCGTGATTGCCAGTCTGCGCAGTGCAACCGGTGCGTCTGCCTGGACCGAGCTGATGCTCGATGTTGCAGGAGGGCCCCTCCTGCTGACCCCTCACGGCGACCAGGTTCTGCTGGCGGCTTTCGACGACGTGTCCAGCCTGGGCCGCGTGCGCTTCGCTGTGCGCCGGCTTCTCGGCAAAGCCTGA
- a CDS encoding roadblock/LC7 domain-containing protein, translating to MKIDALRNLPGVVASALVSPDGLPLDSYGEGADVLAAELASLRASLDRTSRRLGAGDVTRIGFTTERIEVVAVTSGDYIVGAVMLRGSDTRSIQQALARLALDLRDLPRMERA from the coding sequence GTGAAAATTGACGCCCTGAGGAATTTGCCCGGCGTAGTCGCCAGTGCCCTGGTCAGCCCCGACGGTCTGCCGCTGGACTCCTATGGTGAAGGAGCCGACGTTCTGGCGGCCGAACTTGCCTCCCTGCGCGCAAGCCTGGACCGAACCAGCCGCCGCCTGGGCGCGGGAGACGTGACCCGCATTGGTTTTACCACCGAGCGCATTGAGGTGGTTGCTGTCACCAGTGGGGATTACATCGTAGGAGCAGTCATGCTGCGGGGCAGTGACACCCGCTCTATCCAGCAGGCCCTGGCCAGGCTGGCACTCGACCTGCGTGACCTGCCCCGGATGGAGCGCGCATGA
- a CDS encoding roadblock/LC7 domain-containing protein, producing the protein MLQHLTQLVSDVDGAWAAAIGGLDGLLVEGHASTNDDLNLLVAEHAGLLRSASGAYTQSLNGGEARELYLRGERLSVYLHPINPQFFLLLALDARSNLGQARLYGRSTARNLESLL; encoded by the coding sequence ATGCTGCAACACCTTACCCAACTTGTATCCGATGTGGACGGCGCCTGGGCCGCTGCCATCGGTGGACTCGACGGCCTGCTGGTCGAAGGGCACGCTTCTACCAACGACGACCTCAACCTGCTGGTGGCCGAACACGCTGGGCTGTTACGTTCGGCGTCCGGGGCTTATACCCAGTCCCTTAACGGGGGAGAAGCGCGCGAACTGTATCTGCGCGGCGAGCGCCTCAGCGTATATCTGCATCCCATCAACCCCCAGTTTTTTCTGCTTCTTGCTCTTGACGCCCGCAGCAACCTGGGTCAGGCGCGGCTGTATGGCCGTTCGACCGCCCGCAACCTGGAGAGCCTCCTGTGA